The Osmerus mordax isolate fOsmMor3 chromosome 5, fOsmMor3.pri, whole genome shotgun sequence DNA window TGTAACACGATCTATTACAGTTAGGAGACAATGCAGTTTCTTTTTTAGAAACACTGTGTTGAGTCTCAGATAGACGGGGGTTGTTCTGAATTGCTTACCTGAGGCAGTAATTTTCCAAGCACCCCATGTTCACAATTATCCTTTATGATTTGCTTATTTTCTTTGAGGCAAGGCAGCATGTAATTACCTGAAAGATACATTTTATTCATAGCTTAAGAGCTGTGTTATTGCTGGTAATGGTGTGGTTATCTGTGTATGCTGAATTGTGGTTTCTTAACCTTTGCATGGAGGTCTGTGGTTTTGAACCATGTCTCAAGGATCACCTCTTGGTCTAATGGCCCCTCCTTGGCCCTCTCAAGCTGGAGACCAAGACATTATTAATTCTGTGTATAAGTATGTTGTTTCTATTTCTATGAAATATTCTTTGTATGGCATGCTTGTGTCATGACAGGCTCAGCAGCTGACTCATATCCAGTTCCAGTATGAGCTCATGAAGAAAAGTCAGGATCAGATGGAGAAACAGAACAACGATCTTCTACAACAGCAGAACCATCTCAAAGCACGCTTGGTGAGTAGACTGGCTTCTGGACTGAGATGCTTCTGAAATGGCTGCAGTCACACTCAGACAAGAAAAGGAACATAACTTATAATtatgtaatgtattcatttagcagagagGTACAGTACAACTTACAGTATAACGTAACTTGTAACATTGCTGTGGTGTGACTAAGACTGAATTCATACCTAGGCTGCACCCTCAATATTCAAGTTAAAGCAAACTTATGCTGGAATCCATAATTTCCTTATAGTAATCGAAAATAAATATGTCTTCATATGGGGGTAATGTTAACCGTGTCAATGTGTTTGAAGGATGAGATAAAGAGGCAGTcaagagaagaaaaggagaacTTCATTCGAGAGATACAGGCTTTCAACAATGACTTTAACCTCTTGAGTAACAGGAAGAGCTTGTTGAAGAGCCAAACCGAGTCTGAAATACAAGAGCTGGAGAAGGACATCAGCACTCTTAACCAAGGTactacattttagtcatttagcagacgctcttatctagagtgacttacagaaagtacagggacattcccccaaggcaagtaggttgaagtgccttgcccaaggacacaacatcatttgcatggccgggaatcgaactggcaaccttcagattactagcccgattccctaaccgctcagccacctgactccctaaagagCCCTTTGAGATCGTTCTTCTACGCGAGTCCCATGTAACAATTAAAAGCCATCTCCAAGACCTGGAGCTGGTTGAATCACTTTATTGGTGAGTCTGAACTTAGGAGTTTACCCTGACTGCAACCTTTAGGTCTGATCTACTCCTGGTGCTGCTCTGTTTCAGAGATGGAGTACATGACCCAGAGTGACAGCCGTGTCAAGTCCAtgcaagaggaaaagagagcccTCTATACAGAGCTCCAGGAGATGCAGCGAGTTCTTACAGGTGCTTATTTAATAAACACAGGGATTAGACCCAGGGTGTTTTGCCTGAAAGACCAAGTGCAAACCTTGAACTTTTAAATCTTAAAGCTGTCAAACTGCACGTAGTTAGGTTTCCCGGATTCAAACAGCACGTGAGCGTTATAGCGATTGTGGTACGTTGTCCAATCATGTCCATTTCAGACCTTGATGGCCAACTCTGCGAGGCAAGAGCAGTGACCGAGGCGCTGAGAGCAGAGAGTGTGGCGGTCAGCCAGAAGCCTCTCTCGGACAACACCTGCTTGAGGTAACCATGCTCTCCTCTTTGCTGTACACTTCATCGTCCGAACCCCAGTTTAATCGAAGGATATGAGTTGGGCTTAATGATGATATTCAGCCGTGCTTTTCCCAGAGAAGGCCAATCTGTCAGAACCACTTTGGCTGCGTTCTCTACGCTGTGGTCTGAGAAGTGCTGAAGTGCCCAGCAAGATCCGCCTGGCCTCTTGTCTCCCCCATTCTCCGGACCAGAACGTGTAAATAACAGCATTAGAGCCAATCACTTTAATTAAGACTTTGATCGGTGGCCTGTTTTATCTGCTCAtcaaacaaaaaaagagagagaattgcCTCCGATGGGCATGTGAGGAGCTTGATGAAAAGCTCTGCGTAGATCAATACAGGAATCTGTCGCAGGAAGGATGTCCTATACCGctacctcttcttcctcctccacttccttctcttcttcgTCCCTACTTACCCCCAACTGCTCCTAAATCATAAGTGAAGGAAGCATGTTAGGTCCTTCCATCTTCCCGGTCGCAAATCTCTTTCCTTCATTACCCCAGGGCTAATGAGCCTACAGGATATGCTGAGTGGAGCCGCTgctgtggggtggaggtggtggggttgGGGCCCAGCCTATCACGGATATGATCATTCTCCCTGAGTGTGCCCGTCCCGTCGTCAATCACAGCTTCAATCACGCTCGGTATAGCTCCTTCCTCTTAAACAGTTTTACCTCCCCCTATTGATTGTTGGAAATTGAGTACATGTCAATTTGAATGAGTGCTGCGTTTTATAGAGTGTGCGATCCAAGGGGATGTCTGTGCAGGCTGGTGCTGTGCTGGGCCTGTCAGTCTTTCGGTTCCTGCCTCGTTTCTTGGCTCTTGTTATCACGTTGACGATGCTGCTTTTATCGGTGTCTATCGATGGTTCAGTCCAAGTCACACGTTTGTCCTCGCAGACTGAAGAAGCAGCTGGAAGTGTTTAAGGAGGACGAGTTGGAGCTGCTCAGAGAGGCGCTCATCTCCGAGAGGCAGTTCCTGCAGTCGGTAATGACTCTCATCCCGCTCTCGTTGACACTCATTAGACACCATTGACCTCGCTAGGCCTGATTTTCTGCTTTCTGTTTCCTCCCTGTAGAAACTGTCTCAGAGGAGCAGTCCAGAAGTTTTACATAGCCTGCTGGCTCACAAAGGCTTTAAAGGCAAGTCAAAAAGCCGTTTTGTGTAACTACTTGGGTAGACTATGACCCCTGCAAACCTTTCCAATCACAAAGTGCTGTAAATGCAACCAGCTGTAAATGAGGGCAAGCTGACCTCTAGTGGATTTGATAGAAGTTGCAGATGATTGTTTTCGATGAATCCAAAATTACAATAATCTTTATGCACACAGATTTTATTCATtgcttttatttattcatttattttgtcattaaAAATGAATTGCAGCATAGAGAGTATTGTCACAAATATACAGTCTCAAGTCTTCTGTGTACCATAACACCGGTATGTCAATGGTAGCTATTTTAGTTTGCAGGGACATTAGCAGTTTTGATCTTAAAGCAGGCATTTCAGTCTGATGCAAGGTAACTATTACCAAAGCAGCATTGTATTATTTTAATATAATAACAAAGAAAATTAAACTGTCCACTATATTATTGAGGAACATATAACCCATGATGTAATCTGTTTATCATTTATCAAGGAACAGACATTCAGTAATGTGCTTTTTGTTGTACATGCATACATGATTATTTATTGTTTTCAATTCTTACTGTAATATCTTCTATGATATAATTCCCCCTAGTGGTGTTTTGTGGAAGTAAACATATCTTGCTTTAACCAATTCCATAAATTATAATGATGAGGATCGGGGCCTTTCTTACTCTGGGTGATATGCCCGCTCTCTGGGTGATATGCCCGCTCTCTGGGTGATATGCCCGCTGTCTGGATTTGTCTGAATGCTACTAGATTGATTTAGAATGTTCAATACCCAATAAGCTTAAATTCCACGATTGACCACTGCTTCTTTGACCTTAACCCAAGTGCCTGGCCTGGATTAGTTTAGTTCAGACCATTTGACTAAGTGGTCTGCTACATCTGACCTTCAGATCCAAAATGCTAATGTGTGGTTATCCACAGATGAGGCAGGCATTCTCAGTCTCAGTTTGGTCTGTCTCCAGCTCTCTGACAAGCTGATCGATGACACCATTTTTGTCAGTTTTGCCTGTCTTCAGACAGTCCTGGTTTTTGGGGAAGTAGGCTCTAGCACTTCCCGAGACTGGAATAGGAGACTCTATAAATAGAAAGAGCAGAGAATTGTGAGGatggacattgtgtgtgtgtgtgtgcaagacagGGAGTGTGAGAACAGACTTGACAGCCTGGAAAGGCTGCTTACCTATGCAGTCTGCCAGCTTGTTCCCTCCTATGTATTGGGTTGTCCACGTATATCCAGTGTCCTTACTGCACTTCTCATAAGGACGACTCCTCCTCAGGAACGAGAAGTCGTACCCCTGAAGGAGGAAGTGGAATGCCTATTCTCCCGTTTCTATTAAGTACAGAATCAATTACCTTGATGGCAGGTTCACTTTTTCAGACTGTTGCTCCATGACACCTCCTAAGTGAGTGTTTGGTCTGAAATAGTTCAGCGCATGGTGTTGTTTACCTCGTTACACATGGGTTTGCagtagtgtgtttgtttgagcgtcacacacacaagtcccccGTTCTTGTGGACACTAGGGACAGGGCAGCTCTTTCTCGGGGTGACATCTTCAGGATTTTCGTTTGGAAAGTCAAACTTACAAACTACAGCAGAAGAGAACAAGATACACACAACAAACTTATATATTTCTATTTACAGACAGCGCTTCGTACACTATGTACAACTATTTTATTATGTGTAGGTTCTCTGACTGGCCTTCCTAGCATTGTTTATAAGCCAAAAAATCAAGAAATACTCAATGTTAAGATTTTTTTAGATCACTAAGACGTTTTTAAATTGTAAAGATACATACTGAAAAAATACATCTGAATCTCACTCTCTGAGACGTTGCAGACTTTAGAGTTAGTCAGTAGGCGTTtttctctgtgtgcatgtgtgtgttttggggttagGGTTTGCGAGTGCACGCGTACATTTTGTCTGGTGTTTCTCCAGGATGTGTGCGAGTGTTCGGACCGAGTCCAGCAGACCAGCGGTCTGGTTGTCTGTCCAGGGCCTCGTCACATTGCCTGCACACAGGGCTGCGTCCTGCAGACATAGAAAGGAGACATGGCACTCTGACTGGATATTGGAGAAATGCCACTCTTTTCTCAGTTGAGGTGTATAACTGCAAACATTTTCCAATTGACCACTGGTATGAGACAGACATGCTATTTGTATGTTGTGTTTTGTAGCAGTTTTAAGTGATTTAAGGGATTTACATTTGGAGTTGATATCCATACCTGTAACTGAGCGATGAAAGTTTTAATGTCCTGATCAGTGGAGGAGCATGGATTCTTAGACTGGTCAGATTTGCAGATCAGGATACctttcacacacagagaaaacgaGCAAACAATCAACTTTCTGTCATGAAAAGCACgttcattaattaattaattcacaTCAGTCAACATCTTGATGATATCTTAACGTACCTGTTACTAAGCACAAACAGATCAGAGCTTTGGTTGTTCGTGCTGATACCATTCTGGTTAAATGTTCTGTTTATCTCTGCTCTGAAGAATAGCCACCGAAGGTATTAGAACAACTCACTGAACATTGGGATGAGTGCAAAGATTAGAGTAGTGGCTTTTATTGACTCATTGCTAACAGAAGAAACACTGCAATCAGTAGTGGTCATGTTTCGGGAAACCTGTGTACACACTGCAACTTGTTGATACTAAACTATGCATAACAACTGGGTATGTTTTTCCTGTCACAGATTTAGCAATTGCTATAAAACATTGATAGCAAAATAAACACTGCAAACAGTAGTGGTCATGTTTCGGGAAACCTGTGTACACACTGCAACTTGTTGATACTAAACTATGCATAACAACTGGGTATGTTTTTCCTCCCTGTCAAATGTCAGAGCAAACTGAATAATATCCCTACCTCTATTAAAATGGACTTAATTCCCAACATGCACTCTTGGGGGTGCTGACACTGCATGTATATTTACAACACCGCAGGTTTTTGTTCCTGCCGTACCACTGGATTGTACCTAAAACTGGTGTCTGAACCTTCATGTCCCTGAAGTTTCTCTCAATCCAGTTTGGCAATACCAGCTGTCACCCCAGTCTCCATAAATAAGTGACCGGGTATTCACCCTCCTGAAATATTATGTGGCCATCTTCTCCTCATGCACAAGCTGAGGAGAGCTGTTGTGTCACAATGCCTGGACTTTTCTGAATAATTAAATATGGATGTTATTCATAATGAATGGGCTATGATCAGGGGGACATTAATTATTAAGGGTTTTTGGGAAGGACATTGAGCTCATATACTCAGTGTGGTTGAAACGAGGAAAAGCAGAATCAGTCTAATGGTTTACGCTGTCCCCATCTTGTTATCATGATGAGAACGATGAGCCATGCCTACAGGTCAAGACTTACTTTTAATGGTGTAGTGTTTCATTTGGCAGATTCAAATCCTG harbors:
- the si:ch1073-126c3.2 gene encoding uncharacterized protein si:ch1073-126c3.2: MVSARTTKALICLCLVTGILICKSDQSKNPCSSTDQDIKTFIAQLQDAALCAGNVTRPWTDNQTAGLLDSVRTLAHILEKHQTKFCKFDFPNENPEDVTPRKSCPVPSVHKNGGLVCVTLKQTHYCKPMCNEGYDFSFLRRSRPYEKCSKDTGYTWTTQYIGGNKLADCIESPIPVSGSARAYFPKNQDCLKTGKTDKNGVIDQLVRELETDQTETENACLICG
- the ccdc172 gene encoding coiled-coil domain-containing protein 172 — encoded protein: MSLDTLFQQIILTEQQISEKSRQLQEVKVAITRCEDMIKSRAENNKRDNKNLEEKAQQLTHIQFQYELMKKSQDQMEKQNNDLLQQQNHLKARLDEIKRQSREEKENFIREIQAFNNDFNLLSNRKSLLKSQTESEIQELEKDISTLNQEMEYMTQSDSRVKSMQEEKRALYTELQEMQRVLTDLDGQLCEARAVTEALRAESVAVSQKPLSDNTCLRLKKQLEVFKEDELELLREALISERQFLQSKLSQRSSPEVLHSLLAHKGFKGKSKSRFV